The genomic segment AGCTCGCCGCCCGCCAGCAGCGCGACCCGCGTCCGCAGATCCTGGAGGTTCTTGACGTGCGAGTACAGACTCGCGTCCTTCACCCCGAAGTGCCGCGCCAGCGCGGACAGGGTGACCCGCTCGAACCCGACCTCGTCCGCGAGATCGGCCGCGGCCTCCACGACCCGGTCGACGGTGAGCCCGGCACGGGCCATGGAGACCACCTCTTCACCTCGGAGACCCAGGACGCCAAGGCTACCGCCTGGTGATCAAGGGCTCGGAGGCCCTGTGGCCGAGGGTTCGCAGGTCAGCCGATCGGGGCGTACAGCACGCCGAGCTTGTCGATCTCGGTGCCCGCGCGGCCGGTGAAGCCGACGATCTGCCAGCCGGAGGGGGCCGTGAAGGTCTTGGTGTCGGAGGTGGCCGTGCCGGAGGAGAGGGTGCGGCCCTTGTCCGTGCCGAAGGCGGCGGAGAAGATCCGGGTGCGGCCGTCCTTCTGGCCCTGCGTGAGCTTCACGGAGGTGAGGTGCTCGCCGGAGGCCAGGGTGAGTGAGGCCGCAGTGCCGCCCGTACCGCCGTGGGTCAGCGTCGTACCGCCGTCGTGGGTGAGCGAGACCGCGTCGAGACGGGAGCCGCCGCGCAGGGTCAGGGTGCGGGGCGAGACCGTCGAGGGGAGGTTGTCCGCGTCGTTGTACGCCGTGCCGTGCGGACCGCCGAAGAAGTCACCGGCCCTCAGGCCCGAGTTGAGCTTCCAGGAGAAGTCGACCGTGTGCGGGAAGTGGTCGGAGAGGTTGCCGCCCGCCGAGTCGAGGAATGTCGCCCAGTCGTTGTTGTAGCGGTTCGCGGTCAGGTCGACCACGTTGCTGTCCCGGTAGAAGACCTTGTCGACGACCTCGCAGTCATTGGTCGGGGCGGTCGTCGGGCAGACCAGCGCGTCGGCGCCCAGAGCCGGGGCGACACCGCCCTTGATCAGCTGCACCCACGGGTCCGTGAGCCCGTTCTCCGACACGAGCGAGCGGATGTTGTCGCCCGTGCGCGTGTAACGGGTGTTGGTGTCACCCATGACGATCACCGCGTTGCCCGCCGAGTTCGCCTTGATGAACTCCGAGAGCTGCGTGACGTTCGCCCGGCGGGCGGCGAGGGCGGCGTCGTCGGAGTCGGCGTTCGTGTGCACGTTGTAGAGGTCGACGAAGACGCCCTCGTCGAGCCGCACCCGGGCCAGCGAAAAGCCCTTCGGGGTGAGGCAGTTGGTGCCGGTGCAGTTGTTCCACTTCACCCGCTCGAAGTCCTCGAACGCGTAGTCCGAGAGGGTGTTGAGGCCGTCGCCGAACGGCACCCCGCCGCTGGTCGCCGTGCGGTACGGGTGGTTGTCGCCCGCGTACAGCGCCGCGTGGTAGTTGAAGTCCTCCTGCACGTTCACGATGTCGTACGCCCCGAGGCGCGGCGAGATCAGCGGGGTGTTCGTCGCCGGCTTGCCGGAACTGAGCCCCTCCGGGAGGCCGGCGACGTTGTACGTCAGCACGTTGAACGTGCCGCTGGTGGCGGCCGCCGCCGGCGTCGCGCCGGTGGTGGCGAGGCCGGTGACGGCCAGCGCGCCGGCGGCGAGGATGCCGAGCAGTCTTCTCGTGGGGCGTGTGGAGCCTGTGGGACGCATGGGACTCGTGGGGCTCATGGGGCTCTCCGGAGGGCGCGGGGGAAGATGAGCGGTGCTCAGGTTCGATCGCCATCAGTGTGACGTGCAAGGCCAGTTGGGGAAACAGTGAGGGACGTGGCGATCCGCCCTATCCAGGGAACCCGGCGGCCACTCCTTGATCTTTCGACGTTCATGTTTCGCCTCGATCCTCCACAGGCGGCGCGGTAGTCGCGTCGCGGAAGGCAGCCGCGGAAGGCAGCGGCATCAGGAGGCGTTTCATGGGACACGGACACGCGCACGGTCACGGGCATCACCACCACGGACATGACCACGACCATGAGCACGAGGCGCCGGCCGCCCTCCCCGCCGCCTTCGACACCTCTGTGCCCGACGAGGCGCTGACCCCCGAGCAGCAGTCCCGCCGCACCCTGCTGCGCCGCGCCGGCCTGCTGGGCGCGGGCCTGACCGCCGCGAGCGTCCTCGGCCAGGCGGCGGCGACCGCCCCCGCGTACGCGGGCACGAACAGCCGTAAGCGAGGCGGCTTCCTGTGGCTGGCCGGTGACCACCACATCCACACCCAGTACAGCAACGACGGCAAGTACCGCGTCGTCGACCAGGTCCGCCAGGGCGCCAGGCACGGCATCGACTGGATGGTCATCACCGACCACGGCAACGCCACCCACGCCAGGATCGGCGTCGAGAAGGTCAACCCGGACATCAAGGAGGCCCGGGCCGCGTATGAGGACACCCTCGTCTTCCAGGGCCTGGAGTGGAACATCCCGGCCGCCGAGCACGGCACGGTCTTCGTGCACCCCGGCAAGAACGAGGTCGCCGTCCTCAAGCAGTTCGAGACCGACTACGACGGCAGCGTGAAGGGCGCCTCGGACTCGACGCCCGCCAACGAGGCGCTCGCCATCGCGGGCCTCGGCTTCCTCGCCGAGCAGGTCCGGCGCCGCAAGGTCAAGGACGCCCTGATGCTCGCCAACCACCCCGCCCGGCGCGGTGTCGACTCCCCGCACGAGATACGCGGCTGGCGCGACGCGACCGGCGCGAGCGGCCGGATAGCCGTCGGCTTCGAGGGCGCCCCCGGCCACCAGGCCGCCGGCCTGCCCGCACCCCTCGGCATGGCCCGCGCCCGGGGCATCTACGACAACAACCCCAGCGCCAACTCCTTCCCCGGCTACCCGCTGGAGAGCTACCGCACCTGGGGCGGCTTCGACTGGATGACCTCCACCGTCGGCGGCCTGTGGGACAGCCTCCTGGCCGAGGGCAAGCCGTGGTGGATCACCGCCAACTCCGACTCCCACCAGGTCTACGCGGACACCGCCGTGCGCGGCGGCCCGGACAGCGACTACGCGGCCAACGGCAAGCACACCGACCCGGTCCACGGCGGCAAGATCGACATTACCCAGGGCGACTACTGGCCCGGCCAGTACAGCCGCACCCACGTCGGCGCCGACGGCTTCACCTACGCCGCCGTGATGGAGGGCATCCGCGCCGGCCGTATCTGGGTCGACCACGGCCAGCTCATCAGCGGCCTCGACGTCCGCCTCTCGGGCGGCGGCCGCTGGGCCACCCTCGGCGGCGCCCTGCACGTCAAGAAGGGCACCAAGGTCACGCTCACCGTCGACGTGGCGCTCGCCGGTGGCCCCAACTGGGCCGGGTTCGTACCGAAGTTGGCCCGCGTGGACGTCATCCGGGGCGATGTGACGGGCACGCCCGCCGACAAGGACACCTTCACCGCGCCGACCGCGAAGGTCGTGAAGTCGTACGAGGTGAACAAGTCCACCGGCCTGGTCCGGCTCACTTACGGCCTCGGCCGGGTCGACCGTCCGCACTACGTCCGCCTGCGCGGCAGCGACGGCAACCGCTTTGCCGTCGGCCCGATGGGCGCGGCCGTCGACCCGGCGGGCCCCGCCATCGATGTCGTCGGCGACGCCGACCCGTGGCGCGACCTGTGGTTCTACGCCAACCCGGTGTGGGTCCTGCCCTCATGACGCCGTACGCCCTCTCCGTGGACGCCGGGGTCGGGGACCTGCGCGCGGCCGACCACCTGCTGCACACGCTGGCCGCCGAACTCGCCCTTCCCGAGGGCGTGTTCGGCTGTACGCACCTGGTGCGCGGAGACCGGCCACGCGTCGCCCTGTCCCTCGCACTCCCGTCGGAGCCGCTCCCGCGCATCGCCCGGGAGCGGCTCACGGCCCGGGGGTACGAGGTGTCACCCGGCATCCCCGACCCGATGGGCCGCGCGGTGCTCTACCCGGGCGTCTCCTCCCTCACCGGCACGCTGACGATCGCGGAACTGCTCTCCCGCTCCGCGATCGCCCGCGTGACCGTCCTGGGCTCACCCGGCCCACCGGCCCCGGAGAACGAACTGGCGACACGGGATCACGTACGTCCGCACTGGCACGAGGGCGAACTCGTCCTCACCGCCATGCCTGCGGCCGGTGGCGTCCTGGTGCCGTTCGAGGTCCCTGATCCGACGCCGTGCTGCGCGGACCCCTGAGCGGGAAATGCGCATAAAGGGGTGCCCGAAGGCCGTTGGGAGAACTGTGCAACCATTCTCTCCCTTGTGATCCATGTAAGGACAGGGTGCTTTGCGCCCGCCCTATGGCCTTCATTCCGATTCGTGCATTTTTCGGAGCGTTCGAATTGACAACCCTTGACAAGAGCAGACGTGTTCGCCGGAGTGCCGGCGCACGAAGATCCGGTGCGATGACGCTGCGCAAGGCCGCGGCGATCGCCGTGACCGCGGGCACCGTACTGCTGGCCACGCCCGTGGCCTCACCCGCGCAGGCGGCCGCCGCGCCCACGGTCAGCGCCAAGGGCGCCTACCTGCTGGACAACGCGACCGGCACCAAGCTGTTCAGCAAGTACGGCGACACCAAGCGGCCGATGGCCAGCACGACCAAGATCATGACCGCCCGCGTGGTCCTCGGCCAGACCGGTCTCGACCTCGACCGCAAGATCACCATCAGGCAGGCCTACCGCGACTACGTCACGGCCGAGGGTGCGAGCACCGCGGATCTGAGGACGGGCGACCGTGTGACGGTCCGGCAGTTGCTGTACGCGTTGATGCTGCCCTCGGGCTGCGACGCCGCGTACGCCCTCGCCGACACCTTCGGCACGGGTGACACCCGCTCCGCGCGGGTGAAGTCGTTCATCGGCAAGATGAACAAGAAGGCCGCGGACCTCGGTCTGACCAACACCCACTTCGACTCGTTCGACGGCATCTCGACGGCCGGCGAGAACTACACCACCCCGCAGGACCTGGCGAAGCTGGCCCGCAGCGCGATGAAGTACTCGACGTTCCGTACCGTCGTGAAGACGACGAAGACCGTGCGCTACGCGACCACGAGCACCGGCGGCACCCGTACCTACACCTGGTACAACACCAACCAGCTGCTCGCCTCCTACTCCGGCGCCAACGGCATCAAGACCGGCACCGGCACATCCGCGGGACCGTGTCTGGTCTTCTCCGCCACCCGCGGTGACAAGACCGTCATAGGCGTCGTTCTCAACGACGGCTACCGCTACACCGACGCCGCGAAGATGCTGGACTACGGATTCGGCACCAGCACCGCGTCGAGCATGCAACTGCGCCCGCTGCCCACGGGCGCACAGCGGGACTGACCGGGCGCCAGAGGGGACCCGGGAACGCACGCCGTTCCCGGGCCCCGTGCCGTGCGGGCGCCGACGCACCTCCCCTGTGCGGATCGGCGTCCTCGAACGCCTGCGGCGACACGGGCCCGCGACGGCCACCCGCCGCATGTCCGCGCGGCAGCATGCCGGTACCGGTACCGGTGCGGCTGAGGAGGATGCGTGAACGGGCTGATCTCGCTGGTCGGCGTGGCGGTGGTGCTGATCATCCTGCGGGACGTGTTCCACACCCTGTGGCACCCGACCCGCCACGGAGGACTGAGCCGGATCGTCATGACGGCCCTGTGGCGACTGTCCTCCCGCACCAGTCCCCATTGGCGTGCCACGGGAGTGGCCGGGCCGCTCGGCGTGGCGGGCGTGGTCGCGATGTGGACGTGCGGCGTGGCCCTGGGCTGGGCGGTGGTGTACTGGCCGCACATGCCGGAGGGCTTCGTCTTCTCGAGCGCCCTGGAGCCGACCCAGCACTCCCGTCCGGTGGACGCCCTCTATGTCTCCCTGGTGACCGTGGCCACCCTCGGCCTCGGCGACATCACCCCTGCCGAAAGCTGGCTGCGGATCGTGGCACCGCTGGAGGCGCTGGTCGGATTCGCGCTGCTGACCGCCACCGTCTCCTGGGTCCTCGGCATCTTTCCCGCGCTCGCCCGGCGCCGGACGCTGGCGCTGCGCATCTGCCATCTGCGCCGGGCCGGGCTCACCGACGAACAGCTCGACTCCGAGGCGGGAGCCCCCGTACTGGACGCGCTGGCCGCCGAGATCGCCGGCGTCAGCGTGGACTTCGCGCAGTACCCGGAGTCGTACTACTTCCACGACGGGACCGGCGACACCTCGCTGGCGCTGAGCATCGGCCACGCCGCCGCACTCGCCGAGCGGACCCGGCTGGCACAGCACCCCGGTGCTCGCATCGCGTCCCTCGTCCTCGCCGCCGCGCTCGACGACTTCGCCACCGTGCTCGACGAGCGCTTCCTGCACACGGGGAAGCCCCGACCGGAGATCCTCGACGCCTACGCTCGTGACCACGGCGCCGCCCCGCCGGACAGTCACGCGGCCCGCTGAACGGAGAGGCGGGGCATCCGCCGGGACCTGCTGGACCCCGCCCACGACGGACGCACCCTAGCGTCCGTGGCGGGGCACGGGACACGGCTGGACGAGCCCCGCGATCTCCGCTCCGTGCTGATCCCACGCGCCCCACTGCTCGCCCGTCATCGCTCTTCCACGGTGCGACAGCGGCCGGTCGGCGTGATCGCCGACCGGCCGCTGTACGGGCCAACTGCCTTCCTACGCCGTTGTCGAGAACACGAACGAGAACTCCGCCGGCCCCGCCGTCAGGTGGTACTCCGGGAGTGGCCCCGGCCCGCAGGACTGGGAGCCGACGCCCATCTGGCCGTGGTCGAGGTTGACCCACACCGTGTCACCGGACTGAAGGTCCGTCAGATGCCCGGCCACGTCCAGCTGTTCGGTGGTCCAGCGGCGGGCCGTGAACGAGAACTCCGGATCGCCGTCGATGCGCAGTCCGCCCAGCTCCGCCCAACGTACGTCGGGACGGGCGCCGTTCTCCTGGGGGCGGACGTACGGGGTCTGCAGCTCGTCGACCGTGGAGTGGTAACGGCGCACCATGGACGCCGACTTGGTGTCCGGGTAGCCCTCGCCGGGACCGCCGCCGTACCACTTCACGGCGTCCGCCGACGACAGTCCGAAGCGGATGCCGAGCCTCGGCAGCGGCACGGTCCAGTCGCCCTCCGGGTCCACCGACACGGTCAGCTTCAGCCGGGTGTCGTCGGCTGTCCACCGGTAGGTCGTGCGCAGACCGACCTCCCGCGCGGCCGGCGCCACCCGCGTCCGTACGGTTAGCGCGTCGGCGCCCAACTCAACTCCGTCCAGGCGGTGTTGCACGCGATGCAGGCCGAGCTCCCGCCACAGCTTGCTGTAGCAGGTGTTGCCGTTCCACGCGCCCTCGTCGTTGTCGGTGGTCGCCCGCCACACGTCCAGGCGCAGCCCGGTCACGTCAAGGCCGCCGATGGTCTTCAGCGCGCCCGTACGGACGTCGAAGGAGGCCGGGCCGAGATAGATCAGCCTCTCGCTCGCCGTGGGACCGTCGCCAGGCGCCACGGTCGGCAACGGCCTTTCCACGACCGGCAGTTGGGCCCACGCCACCTGGTGGTCCTTCCTGCCCCACGCCGTGTCCTCGGCCAGCAGCGCCCGTACGGTCCACAGCGCCTCGCCCGCCGGTCCGCCGGTCGGCGGCTGCGGCAGCTTCACCTCGGCGGACTCGCCGGGCTTCAGGGCGGGCACCGACAGGGTGCCCGCCTCCACCGTCTTCCCGTCGATCTCGTACGCCCACTCGAAGGCCAGCGAGGACAGATCCGCGAAGTCGAACGCGTTGCGCACCCGGACCGTGCCGGCCGAGCCGTCGCCGTCGATACGGACGGGCTCGATGACCTTCTTGAACTCGATCAGGCCGGGGGACGGCGTCCGGTCCGGGAAGATCAGGCCGTCGCAGACGAAGTTGCCGTCGTGCAGCTCCTCGCCGAAGTCGCCGCCGTAGGCGTAGCCCAGCGTCGGGTGCTTGACGCCGTGGTCGATCCACTCCCAGATGAAACCGCCCTGGATGCGCTCGTGCGCCTCGAAGATGCGCTGGTAGTCGGCGATGCCGCCGGGGCCGTTGCCCATGGCGTGCCCGTACTCGCACTGGATGAAGGGCAGCTGCCGACGCTTGTGGGTGCCGCCGTCCAGGCGCTGGCCGATGCGCTCGGTCTCGGCGTGGTCGGCGTACATCCGGGAGTAGATGTCGGTGTCGCGGCAGTCCCAGTCGCCCTCGTAGTGCACCAGGCGCGAGCCGTCGCGGCCGTGGATCCACTCGGCCATGGCGGTGAGGCCGCGGCCGGTGCCGGCCTCGTTGCCGAGGGACCAGATGACCACCGAGGGGTGGTTCTTGTCGCGCTCGACCATCCGGGCCGCGCGGTCCAGGAGGGCCGGGGTCCAGCGGTCGTCGTCGACGGGGTTGTCCCGCCAGTTCTGCTCGGTGAAGCCGTGGGTCTCCAGGTCGCACTCGTCGATCACCCAGAGGCCGTACTCGTCGCAGAGGTCGAGGAAGGCCGGGTGAGGCGGGTAGTGCGAGGTGCGGACCGCGTTGAGGTTGTGCCGCTTCATCAGCAGCACGTCCTCGCGCATGGTCTCCAGGTCGAGCGCGCGGCCCATCGTAGGATGCCACTCGTGCCGGTTGACGCCCTTGAAGAGGATCGCCTTGCCGTTGACCTTGAGCAGGCCGTCCTCGAGGACGACCGTCCGGAAGCCGATCCGCAGGGGGACCCGCTCGCCCTCGGTGACCAGTTCACCGTCGTACAGCCGAGGCGTCTCGGCGGTCCACGGCTCCACCGGCACCGTCACCGCCTCGCCGGTCGCGACATCGATGTCGAGGGCGGGCACGAGGACCCGGCCGTCGACGTCCGAGTCGACACGCAGGGTCCCGATGCCGCCGACGTGGTCGTAGGAGGCGTGCACGAAGAAGTCGAGGGCGCTGCCCGCCGGGCGGTGCAGCAGAGTGACGTCCCGGAAGATGCCGGGCAGCCACCACTGGTCCTGGTCCTCCAGATAGGAGCCCGCCGACCACTGGTGGACCCGGACGGCGAGGACGTTCCCCGCCGGCTTCAGCAGGTGCCCGACCGCGAACTCGTGCGGCAGCCGGGACCCCTTGAACTCACCGATGTCCGTGCCGTTCAGCCACACCCGGGCGCAGGACTCCACGCCGTCGAAGCGCAACACCGCCCCGCCCTCGGTGAGAGCGGGCCACCCCTCCGGCAGGTCGAAGAACCGCAGATGGTCACCGGTCGGGTTCTCCGACGGCACCCTCGGCGGGTCCACCGGGAACGGGTACAGGTGGTTGGTGTAGATCGGCGCCCCGAAGGCCCCGTCGCCCTGCAGCACCCAGTGGCCCGGCACGGCCACCTCGGCCCAGCCGCCCGCGTCGAAGCCGGGGGCGGCGAACGAGTCGTCCTCGGCGTCGACGGTGGGAGACAGCCGGAAGCTCCAACTGCCGTTCAGCGACAGGGACTGCGCGTCGGAGGACGCGTACCAGGCGCGGGGCGGCAGGGCCCCGCTCCCCGGCGAGACGTCCTCGACGTAGTCGACGGATGTGCCGGTGCTGCCGGTGCTGCC from the Streptomyces sp. NBC_00310 genome contains:
- a CDS encoding jacalin-like lectin; this encodes MSPTSPMRPTGSTRPTRRLLGILAAGALAVTGLATTGATPAAAATSGTFNVLTYNVAGLPEGLSSGKPATNTPLISPRLGAYDIVNVQEDFNYHAALYAGDNHPYRTATSGGVPFGDGLNTLSDYAFEDFERVKWNNCTGTNCLTPKGFSLARVRLDEGVFVDLYNVHTNADSDDAALAARRANVTQLSEFIKANSAGNAVIVMGDTNTRYTRTGDNIRSLVSENGLTDPWVQLIKGGVAPALGADALVCPTTAPTNDCEVVDKVFYRDSNVVDLTANRYNNDWATFLDSAGGNLSDHFPHTVDFSWKLNSGLRAGDFFGGPHGTAYNDADNLPSTVSPRTLTLRGGSRLDAVSLTHDGGTTLTHGGTGGTAASLTLASGEHLTSVKLTQGQKDGRTRIFSAAFGTDKGRTLSSGTATSDTKTFTAPSGWQIVGFTGRAGTEIDKLGVLYAPIG
- a CDS encoding PHP domain-containing protein, which translates into the protein MGHGHAHGHGHHHHGHDHDHEHEAPAALPAAFDTSVPDEALTPEQQSRRTLLRRAGLLGAGLTAASVLGQAAATAPAYAGTNSRKRGGFLWLAGDHHIHTQYSNDGKYRVVDQVRQGARHGIDWMVITDHGNATHARIGVEKVNPDIKEARAAYEDTLVFQGLEWNIPAAEHGTVFVHPGKNEVAVLKQFETDYDGSVKGASDSTPANEALAIAGLGFLAEQVRRRKVKDALMLANHPARRGVDSPHEIRGWRDATGASGRIAVGFEGAPGHQAAGLPAPLGMARARGIYDNNPSANSFPGYPLESYRTWGGFDWMTSTVGGLWDSLLAEGKPWWITANSDSHQVYADTAVRGGPDSDYAANGKHTDPVHGGKIDITQGDYWPGQYSRTHVGADGFTYAAVMEGIRAGRIWVDHGQLISGLDVRLSGGGRWATLGGALHVKKGTKVTLTVDVALAGGPNWAGFVPKLARVDVIRGDVTGTPADKDTFTAPTAKVVKSYEVNKSTGLVRLTYGLGRVDRPHYVRLRGSDGNRFAVGPMGAAVDPAGPAIDVVGDADPWRDLWFYANPVWVLPS
- a CDS encoding D-alanyl-D-alanine carboxypeptidase family protein is translated as MTLRKAAAIAVTAGTVLLATPVASPAQAAAAPTVSAKGAYLLDNATGTKLFSKYGDTKRPMASTTKIMTARVVLGQTGLDLDRKITIRQAYRDYVTAEGASTADLRTGDRVTVRQLLYALMLPSGCDAAYALADTFGTGDTRSARVKSFIGKMNKKAADLGLTNTHFDSFDGISTAGENYTTPQDLAKLARSAMKYSTFRTVVKTTKTVRYATTSTGGTRTYTWYNTNQLLASYSGANGIKTGTGTSAGPCLVFSATRGDKTVIGVVLNDGYRYTDAAKMLDYGFGTSTASSMQLRPLPTGAQRD
- a CDS encoding potassium channel family protein, whose translation is MNGLISLVGVAVVLIILRDVFHTLWHPTRHGGLSRIVMTALWRLSSRTSPHWRATGVAGPLGVAGVVAMWTCGVALGWAVVYWPHMPEGFVFSSALEPTQHSRPVDALYVSLVTVATLGLGDITPAESWLRIVAPLEALVGFALLTATVSWVLGIFPALARRRTLALRICHLRRAGLTDEQLDSEAGAPVLDALAAEIAGVSVDFAQYPESYYFHDGTGDTSLALSIGHAAALAERTRLAQHPGARIASLVLAAALDDFATVLDERFLHTGKPRPEILDAYARDHGAAPPDSHAAR
- a CDS encoding glycoside hydrolase family 2 TIM barrel-domain containing protein, which gives rise to MSFRTTGSTGSTGTSVDYVEDVSPGSGALPPRAWYASSDAQSLSLNGSWSFRLSPTVDAEDDSFAAPGFDAGGWAEVAVPGHWVLQGDGAFGAPIYTNHLYPFPVDPPRVPSENPTGDHLRFFDLPEGWPALTEGGAVLRFDGVESCARVWLNGTDIGEFKGSRLPHEFAVGHLLKPAGNVLAVRVHQWSAGSYLEDQDQWWLPGIFRDVTLLHRPAGSALDFFVHASYDHVGGIGTLRVDSDVDGRVLVPALDIDVATGEAVTVPVEPWTAETPRLYDGELVTEGERVPLRIGFRTVVLEDGLLKVNGKAILFKGVNRHEWHPTMGRALDLETMREDVLLMKRHNLNAVRTSHYPPHPAFLDLCDEYGLWVIDECDLETHGFTEQNWRDNPVDDDRWTPALLDRAARMVERDKNHPSVVIWSLGNEAGTGRGLTAMAEWIHGRDGSRLVHYEGDWDCRDTDIYSRMYADHAETERIGQRLDGGTHKRRQLPFIQCEYGHAMGNGPGGIADYQRIFEAHERIQGGFIWEWIDHGVKHPTLGYAYGGDFGEELHDGNFVCDGLIFPDRTPSPGLIEFKKVIEPVRIDGDGSAGTVRVRNAFDFADLSSLAFEWAYEIDGKTVEAGTLSVPALKPGESAEVKLPQPPTGGPAGEALWTVRALLAEDTAWGRKDHQVAWAQLPVVERPLPTVAPGDGPTASERLIYLGPASFDVRTGALKTIGGLDVTGLRLDVWRATTDNDEGAWNGNTCYSKLWRELGLHRVQHRLDGVELGADALTVRTRVAPAAREVGLRTTYRWTADDTRLKLTVSVDPEGDWTVPLPRLGIRFGLSSADAVKWYGGGPGEGYPDTKSASMVRRYHSTVDELQTPYVRPQENGARPDVRWAELGGLRIDGDPEFSFTARRWTTEQLDVAGHLTDLQSGDTVWVNLDHGQMGVGSQSCGPGPLPEYHLTAGPAEFSFVFSTTA